In Rahnella variigena, one DNA window encodes the following:
- the iclR gene encoding glyoxylate bypass operon transcriptional repressor IclR, with translation MATSVSAPAKRAKKTKAATATSSAATGQVQSLTRGLKLLEYIAEAQGSVALTDLAQQAGLPNSTTHRLLTTMQQQGFVRQVGDLGLWTIGSHAFVVGSSFLQSRNLLAMVHPMLRRLMEESGETVNLAVLDHSDYQAIIIDQVQCNALMRMSAPIGGKLPMHASGAGKAFLSTLPEERLAKLLHKIGLHSYTPLTKTSPANLKQELADTRKRGYAFDDEEHALGLRCVATCIYDEHNDAYAAISISGPISRITDDRVTELGALVIHAAKEITQAYGGGKH, from the coding sequence ATGGCAACGTCCGTATCGGCTCCGGCCAAACGTGCTAAGAAAACCAAAGCCGCGACTGCAACAAGCAGCGCCGCGACCGGGCAGGTTCAGTCCCTGACACGTGGCCTTAAGTTGCTGGAATATATCGCTGAAGCGCAAGGCAGCGTAGCGCTGACAGATCTTGCTCAGCAGGCAGGATTGCCGAATTCCACCACCCATCGCCTGCTGACCACGATGCAGCAACAAGGTTTTGTCCGTCAGGTCGGCGATCTGGGTTTGTGGACCATAGGCTCGCACGCTTTTGTTGTGGGAAGCAGTTTCCTGCAAAGCCGGAATTTACTGGCGATGGTCCACCCGATGTTGCGTCGCCTGATGGAGGAATCCGGCGAAACGGTGAATCTGGCGGTACTGGATCACAGTGATTATCAGGCGATCATTATCGATCAGGTGCAATGCAATGCGCTGATGCGAATGTCCGCGCCGATTGGCGGCAAATTACCGATGCATGCGTCAGGTGCCGGTAAAGCCTTTCTTTCGACATTACCGGAAGAACGCCTGGCAAAACTGCTGCATAAGATTGGCCTGCACAGCTATACGCCGCTGACAAAAACCTCTCCGGCGAACCTGAAGCAGGAGCTGGCGGACACACGTAAACGCGGCTATGCCTTTGATGATGAAGAGCATGCACTTGGCCTGCGCTGTGTGGCGACCTGCATTTACGACGAACATAATGATGCGTATGCGGCGATTTCCATCTCTGGCCCGATTTCGCGCATCACTGATGACCGGGTGACGGAGCTGGGTGCTCTGGTGATCCATGCGGCGAAAGAAATTACGCAGGCGTACGGCGGCGGGAAACACTGA